In Ruminococcaceae bacterium BL-4, one DNA window encodes the following:
- the gyrB gene encoding DNA gyrase (subunit B) (Evidence 2a : Function from experimental evidences in other organisms; PubMedId : 12682299, 12767818, 17320901; Product type e : enzyme), translated as MEINQVTQTQEAYDENQIQVLEGLEAVRKRPGMYIGSTGERGLHHLVYEIVDNSVDEALAGYCNQIDVIIEPGNIICVKDNGRGIPVGIQKKTGLPALTVVFTVLHAGGKFGGGGYKVASGLHGVGASVVNALSTWLEVEVYHKGKVYFQRFERGKIVENMSIKGDCPKEKTGTTVRFLADPEIFRDTTEYQYEVLQKRLREQAFLNAGINIILTDERNPENKIQNQFCYEGGLSSFVQFLNKEKEPVHPDIIHFSAPAPDGNSNAEVAMQYTDSYNEMMLSFANDVHTTDGGTHEEGFKRALTRVMNDYARTHNILKDSDENLKGDDVREGLTVIISVKIKDAQFESQTKAKLGNTEIATLVNNLVSDKLSTYLEEHPNVAKAIFEKAMAASRAREAARKARDLVRRKSALESASLPGKLADCQSRNPEETEIYIVEGDSAGGSAKGGRDRKYQAILPLWGKMLNVEKARLDKVYGNEKLMPVVTALGTGIGEEFDISKLRYGKIIIMADADVDGSHIRTLLLTFFFRFMKPLVEQGHIYLAQPPLYRLTKNKQHYYAYSDEERDQYMKQLGQTEIQRYKGLGEMDAEQLWDTTMNPETRIMLRVEVEDAAAADEAFTILMGDKVQPRREFIEQNAKYVQNLDV; from the coding sequence TTGGAAATCAATCAAGTAACGCAGACACAAGAAGCTTATGATGAAAATCAGATTCAGGTGTTGGAAGGTCTAGAAGCTGTACGGAAACGTCCGGGAATGTATATTGGATCAACCGGAGAAAGAGGACTTCATCACCTTGTTTATGAAATCGTAGATAACTCGGTGGATGAAGCACTGGCAGGATATTGTAACCAGATCGATGTTATTATCGAGCCGGGAAATATTATTTGTGTAAAAGATAATGGCCGTGGAATTCCAGTTGGAATTCAAAAAAAGACAGGTTTACCTGCTTTGACGGTCGTCTTTACCGTGTTGCATGCTGGTGGTAAATTCGGCGGCGGCGGATATAAAGTAGCAAGTGGTCTGCATGGTGTTGGTGCTTCTGTTGTAAATGCACTTTCTACCTGGTTAGAAGTAGAAGTCTATCATAAAGGAAAAGTTTATTTTCAACGGTTTGAACGCGGCAAAATAGTTGAAAATATGAGTATAAAAGGGGACTGTCCAAAAGAGAAAACCGGCACAACAGTTCGTTTTCTTGCTGATCCTGAAATTTTTAGAGATACGACCGAATATCAATATGAAGTTCTGCAGAAAAGACTGCGGGAGCAGGCTTTTCTAAATGCTGGAATTAATATTATCCTCACAGATGAAAGAAATCCTGAAAATAAAATTCAGAATCAATTTTGTTATGAGGGCGGCCTTTCCAGCTTTGTTCAATTTCTCAATAAAGAAAAAGAGCCGGTTCATCCGGATATTATTCATTTTTCAGCTCCTGCACCAGATGGAAATTCTAATGCCGAAGTTGCAATGCAGTATACGGATTCCTATAACGAAATGATGCTTTCTTTTGCAAATGATGTTCATACAACGGATGGCGGTACTCATGAAGAAGGCTTTAAGCGCGCACTTACCCGTGTCATGAACGATTATGCAAGAACACACAATATTTTGAAAGATAGTGACGAAAATCTCAAAGGCGATGATGTTCGGGAAGGTTTGACGGTCATTATCAGCGTAAAAATAAAAGATGCGCAGTTTGAAAGTCAGACCAAGGCAAAACTTGGAAATACCGAAATTGCAACGCTTGTTAATAATTTAGTCAGCGATAAACTTTCTACTTATTTGGAAGAACATCCAAATGTTGCAAAGGCAATTTTTGAAAAAGCGATGGCAGCTTCCCGTGCAAGAGAAGCCGCAAGAAAAGCTAGAGATCTTGTCAGAAGAAAATCCGCTTTGGAAAGTGCTTCTCTGCCTGGAAAGCTTGCAGATTGTCAAAGTCGAAATCCGGAAGAAACTGAAATTTATATCGTCGAAGGTGATTCCGCCGGCGGCTCTGCCAAAGGCGGCCGGGATCGGAAATATCAGGCAATCCTGCCTCTTTGGGGCAAAATGCTGAACGTTGAAAAAGCACGTCTTGATAAAGTTTACGGCAATGAAAAGCTGATGCCGGTCGTTACTGCATTAGGTACCGGAATTGGAGAAGAATTTGATATTTCAAAATTGAGATATGGAAAAATTATCATTATGGCTGATGCTGATGTTGATGGCTCTCATATTCGTACCTTGCTTTTAACCTTCTTTTTTCGTTTTATGAAGCCACTGGTTGAACAGGGACATATTTATCTTGCTCAGCCGCCACTCTATCGGCTTACGAAAAATAAGCAGCATTATTATGCTTATTCTGATGAAGAACGTGATCAATATATGAAGCAGCTTGGTCAAACTGAGATTCAGCGGTATAAAGGCTTGGGCGAAATGGATGCCGAACAGCTTTGGGATACTACAATGAATCCTGAAACTCGGATTATGCTGAGGGTAGAAGTGGAAGATGCTGCTGCTGCCGATGAGGCATTTACCATTTTGATGGGAGATAAAGTACAACCACGCCGCGAATTTATTGAACAGAATGCAAAATATGTTCAAAATCTTGATGTCTAA
- the gyrA gene encoding DNA gyrase (subunit A) (Evidence 2a : Function from experimental evidences in other organisms; PubMedId : 12682299, 12767818, 17320901, 27557712, 30457554; Product type e : enzyme), whose translation MDDLEQQKQNIIPVDLEKEIRKSFLDYSMSVIVSRALPDVRDGLKPVHRRILYTMYEAGLTPDKAYKKCAATVGDVLGKYHPHGDASVYDALVRLAQDFSMRYMLVDGHGNFGSVDGDPPAAYRYTEARMSKVAVEMLQDIDKNTVDFCPNYDDSRKEPTVLPSHFPNLLVNGSTGIAVGMATNIPPHNMGEVIDGMCALIDDPEIELEGLMQYIKGPDFPTSGIIMGRTGIRAAYATGRGRIIVRARAEIVEEKNNRFSIVVTELPYQVNKARLIESIADLVKDKRIEGISNVEDHSDRNGMHMTITIKRDASPQIVLNQLYSFTQMQTTFGVNMLAIVNGEPKCLTLKQLLEEYIKFQKEVVVRRTKYELEKAMARAHILEGLKIAVDNIDEIISIIRSSKDRSTARARMTERFGLDDIQTQAIVQMPLGALTGLERQKLEEELSAIEVKVEDLKDILAHDERVSSIVKEEALKIKQKYADERKTEIMAVSGEVDIEDLIPEEECVLTMTQFGYVKRLATDTYHIQNRGGRGISGMTRREEDVATEMFVCGSHDYVLFFTNFGKVYRLKCYEIPEGSRTGKGVNIANLLPIIQDERVTSMIRVPSFDFGKYLCMVTKNGIIKRTELSAFDTARKGGLIALTLEDGDELSWVRLTDGDSDLLVGTYLGMAIRFNENDVRPMGRTARGVKAINLKESDYVIGMSTLREDAYILTVSETGFGRLSPIDDYRLQTRGGKGLTNYHINDYGCVAAIKAVDLNDDIILIASDGIIIRIPAESIRICARPSKGVRVMRLINESKVVTIARTAHEEDEEIDELPQDDADSSEEDCEKEE comes from the coding sequence ATGGATGATTTAGAGCAGCAAAAACAAAATATTATACCGGTTGATCTGGAAAAGGAAATTCGAAAGTCTTTTTTGGATTATTCTATGTCGGTAATCGTCAGCCGTGCCCTGCCGGATGTGCGGGATGGATTGAAGCCGGTTCATCGCCGAATTCTCTATACAATGTATGAAGCGGGATTAACACCGGATAAAGCTTATAAAAAATGTGCGGCAACAGTCGGTGACGTTTTGGGAAAATATCATCCTCACGGAGATGCTTCCGTTTATGATGCTTTAGTGCGTTTGGCACAGGATTTTTCTATGCGTTATATGTTGGTGGATGGACACGGAAACTTTGGTTCTGTTGATGGAGATCCACCGGCTGCTTATCGTTATACAGAAGCTAGAATGAGCAAAGTGGCAGTAGAAATGCTGCAGGATATTGATAAAAACACCGTTGATTTTTGTCCAAACTATGATGATAGCCGAAAAGAGCCAACCGTTCTGCCAAGCCATTTTCCAAATCTTTTGGTCAATGGTTCAACTGGAATTGCCGTTGGTATGGCAACCAATATTCCGCCTCATAATATGGGAGAAGTCATCGACGGCATGTGTGCGTTAATTGATGATCCCGAAATTGAGTTGGAAGGCTTGATGCAGTATATTAAGGGTCCCGATTTTCCAACTTCCGGTATTATTATGGGCAGAACTGGAATTCGTGCAGCTTATGCAACCGGTCGTGGCAGAATTATTGTTCGTGCAAGAGCAGAAATTGTAGAGGAAAAGAACAATAGATTTTCCATTGTTGTAACAGAGCTTCCCTATCAGGTCAATAAAGCAAGACTGATTGAATCTATTGCAGATCTGGTCAAAGATAAAAGAATCGAAGGAATCTCCAATGTAGAAGATCATTCTGATCGTAATGGCATGCATATGACGATCACAATTAAAAGGGATGCGTCTCCTCAAATTGTTTTAAATCAGCTTTATTCCTTTACTCAGATGCAGACAACATTTGGAGTTAATATGTTGGCAATCGTCAATGGAGAACCAAAATGTCTGACTTTAAAACAGCTTTTGGAAGAATATATTAAGTTCCAGAAAGAAGTCGTTGTTCGCAGAACTAAATATGAACTTGAAAAAGCGATGGCAAGAGCTCATATTTTGGAAGGCCTCAAAATTGCGGTTGACAATATTGATGAGATCATTTCAATTATTCGTTCCAGTAAAGACCGTTCTACTGCCCGCGCAAGAATGACCGAACGTTTTGGCTTAGATGATATTCAAACACAGGCAATCGTGCAGATGCCTTTGGGTGCATTGACCGGTTTGGAACGTCAGAAACTGGAAGAAGAACTTTCTGCCATTGAAGTAAAGGTTGAAGATCTAAAGGATATTTTGGCACACGATGAGCGTGTCAGCTCAATTGTAAAAGAAGAAGCACTCAAAATTAAACAGAAGTATGCTGATGAACGCAAAACAGAAATTATGGCGGTTTCTGGAGAAGTAGATATTGAAGACCTAATTCCAGAGGAAGAATGCGTTTTGACCATGACCCAGTTTGGATATGTAAAGCGTCTTGCTACGGATACTTATCATATTCAAAATCGCGGTGGTCGTGGAATCAGCGGTATGACTCGTCGCGAAGAGGACGTTGCTACCGAAATGTTTGTCTGCGGCAGTCACGATTATGTGTTGTTCTTTACGAATTTCGGCAAAGTGTATCGACTCAAGTGCTATGAGATTCCGGAAGGCAGCCGTACAGGAAAAGGCGTTAATATTGCAAATTTGCTGCCGATTATACAAGATGAACGTGTTACCTCAATGATTCGAGTTCCATCATTTGATTTTGGTAAGTATCTTTGCATGGTGACAAAAAACGGAATCATTAAGAGAACGGAACTTTCTGCTTTTGATACCGCAAGAAAAGGCGGATTAATTGCATTAACTCTTGAAGACGGTGATGAACTTTCGTGGGTGCGCTTGACGGATGGAGACAGCGATCTTTTGGTCGGAACGTATCTTGGTATGGCAATTCGGTTTAATGAAAACGATGTGCGTCCGATGGGAAGAACTGCCCGTGGAGTCAAGGCAATCAATCTAAAAGAGAGTGACTATGTAATCGGAATGAGTACACTCAGGGAGGATGCTTATATTCTTACGGTAAGCGAGACTGGTTTTGGACGGCTTTCTCCAATTGATGATTATCGGCTTCAGACAAGAGGTGGAAAAGGACTTACCAACTATCATATTAATGATTATGGTTGTGTTGCCGCAATTAAAGCAGTCGATCTGAATGACGATATTATTTTAATTGCTTCTGATGGAATTATTATTCGAATTCCAGCAGAAAGTATCCGAATTTGTGCAAGACCTAGTAAGGGAGTCCGTGTGATGCGTTTGATCAACGAAAGCAAAGTTGTTACAATTGCAAGAACGGCTCATGAAGAGGATGAAGAAATCGACGAATTACCCCAGGATGACGCGGATTCTTCAGAAGAAGACTGCGAAAAGGAAGAGTAA
- a CDS encoding Beta sliding clamp, whose amino-acid sequence MKFTCEKQKLVEAVSNIQRAVSVKSSIPALEGIFLKAKSTSIFLCGYDLELGMTTEIPATVSEPGEIVLSAKLFGDIVRRLPDDGVHVEIDDHNVTSIKSGQSDFSIVGIPAEEYPELPSLSEEKSVKIGSSVLKSMIRQTLFAVSENDAKPVHTGTLFDLSEGKLRLVSVDGYRLAMREEAVRGEEEMNFVVPGKTLQEIMKLLPDDDSEAELLVGSRHILSKIGNYTVISRLLEGSFLDYRAAIPANSTCEIKVKTREFIDSVERVSLVITDRLKSPLHCIFDNNEIKLSCSTPLGRASDQFSAEIEGDSMDMGFNNRYLLDALRNVDSDLVKIQLCGPLSPMKVVPVEGNNFLFLVLPVRMKSE is encoded by the coding sequence ATGAAATTCACCTGCGAAAAACAAAAGCTTGTGGAAGCTGTCTCAAATATTCAACGAGCTGTTTCCGTAAAAAGTTCGATTCCTGCTTTGGAAGGAATCTTCTTAAAAGCAAAAAGCACTTCTATTTTTCTCTGCGGTTATGATTTGGAACTTGGCATGACAACCGAAATTCCAGCAACAGTATCGGAACCGGGAGAAATTGTTCTTTCTGCAAAATTATTCGGCGATATCGTTCGTCGCTTACCGGATGACGGTGTGCATGTAGAAATTGATGATCACAATGTCACTTCTATCAAAAGTGGACAAAGTGATTTTTCAATTGTGGGAATTCCAGCAGAAGAATATCCTGAATTACCTTCTCTCTCAGAAGAAAAAAGCGTTAAAATAGGCTCTTCTGTTCTAAAAAGCATGATCAGACAAACTCTTTTTGCAGTTTCTGAGAATGATGCAAAACCAGTTCATACCGGGACCCTTTTCGATTTGAGTGAAGGAAAGCTTCGTCTTGTCTCTGTCGATGGATATCGTCTCGCCATGCGGGAAGAAGCAGTCCGCGGAGAAGAAGAGATGAACTTTGTTGTTCCCGGAAAAACGTTGCAAGAAATTATGAAACTTTTACCGGATGATGACAGCGAAGCAGAACTGCTTGTCGGAAGCCGTCATATTCTTTCAAAGATTGGTAATTATACAGTCATTTCTCGCTTATTGGAAGGCTCTTTTCTTGATTATCGTGCTGCAATCCCAGCAAACAGCACTTGTGAAATCAAAGTAAAGACACGTGAATTCATCGACAGCGTCGAACGTGTTTCCCTTGTGATCACGGATCGTCTTAAGAGCCCACTTCACTGCATTTTTGATAATAACGAAATTAAACTTTCCTGTTCTACTCCGCTCGGCCGTGCAAGTGATCAGTTTTCGGCAGAAATTGAGGGAGATTCTATGGATATGGGCTTTAATAATCGTTATCTCCTTGATGCTCTGCGAAATGTAGACAGTGATTTAGTAAAAATTCAGCTTTGTGGTCCGCTTTCTCCTATGAAGGTAGTCCCAGTTGAGGGGAATAATTTTCTATTCTTGGTTTTACCGGTTCGTATGAAGTCTGAATAA
- a CDS encoding conserved protein of unknown function (Evidence 4 : Unknown function but conserved in other organisms), with the protein METLHRTKCPYCGKKLNFFLAWTLKREGEYRCTACKGISNIIVEPFTRILAIVAVAASALLFIVFGLILNHITFWLVFSVAFLFFLFFLLSSFTIHLERPSVRRHRRAYRPESVNSEQLFDEKEQPHFDEESGFTKQMDSIILPESEKKNESDQTIQISPIEEPMKEEDSVKLKSSLPRHYRQKVNTAFQDETIRRQMQNPYGEYMKNDDKKEP; encoded by the coding sequence ATGGAAACTTTACACCGCACGAAATGTCCATATTGCGGAAAAAAATTAAATTTTTTTCTGGCATGGACATTGAAAAGAGAAGGCGAATATCGTTGTACAGCCTGTAAAGGAATTTCTAATATTATCGTAGAGCCTTTTACACGTATTTTAGCAATCGTTGCAGTTGCTGCTTCTGCTCTGCTTTTTATTGTTTTTGGATTGATTTTGAATCATATTACATTTTGGCTTGTTTTTTCCGTTGCTTTTTTATTTTTTCTTTTCTTTTTGCTGAGCAGTTTTACCATTCATCTCGAGCGTCCAAGTGTTAGACGGCATAGAAGAGCTTATCGTCCGGAATCAGTCAATTCAGAGCAACTTTTTGATGAAAAAGAGCAGCCTCATTTTGATGAAGAATCCGGATTTACAAAACAGATGGATTCTATTATTCTTCCAGAATCAGAGAAAAAAAATGAATCGGACCAAACAATTCAAATAAGTCCTATTGAAGAACCTATGAAAGAAGAAGATTCCGTAAAATTAAAATCCAGTTTGCCTCGTCATTATCGACAAAAAGTAAATACTGCTTTTCAGGATGAGACGATCCGTCGCCAAATGCAGAATCCTTATGGAGAGTACATGAAAAATGATGATAAAAAAGAACCATAA
- a CDS encoding protein of unknown function (Evidence 5 : Unknown function) → MNITVSYRPTAQDWADYRAGLCLTGQGTIVSWFLKNFVFYWIKKHAMEWYALHKDQIFACRMTFSEKSILIETDRYRGNIPKNLFSFFWANDKVLILFTGQQESRFVPRRAFTEQEWNQIEKVYLESE, encoded by the coding sequence TTGAACATTACTGTGAGCTATCGTCCCACTGCACAGGATTGGGCAGATTATAGAGCCGGACTTTGCCTTACAGGTCAGGGAACGATTGTTTCATGGTTTCTCAAAAATTTTGTTTTTTATTGGATAAAAAAACATGCGATGGAATGGTACGCTCTTCATAAAGATCAGATATTTGCCTGTCGAATGACTTTTTCCGAAAAATCAATTTTGATTGAGACAGATCGTTATCGGGGAAATATTCCGAAAAATTTGTTCAGTTTTTTCTGGGCAAATGATAAAGTATTGATTTTATTTACCGGGCAGCAGGAGTCTCGGTTTGTCCCTCGCAGGGCTTTTACTGAGCAAGAGTGGAATCAGATCGAAAAAGTTTATTTAGAGAGTGAATAA
- a CDS encoding putative Extracellular matrix regulatory protein B (Evidence 3 : Putative function from multiple computational evidences): MYLHLGQNTIIHSKDIIGIFDLDVCTVSKITREMLTEKEKQNHIVTVSQELPKSFVLCSRKKSKKFDFEEIIYLSQLNSATLLKRMESMKDN; the protein is encoded by the coding sequence ATGTACCTCCATTTAGGGCAGAATACAATTATTCACAGCAAAGATATTATTGGTATTTTTGATTTGGATGTTTGTACAGTTTCCAAAATTACAAGAGAGATGCTCACAGAAAAAGAGAAGCAAAATCATATTGTGACTGTCTCACAGGAGCTTCCAAAAAGTTTTGTTTTGTGTAGCAGAAAGAAAAGTAAAAAATTTGATTTTGAAGAAATTATCTATCTTTCTCAGCTAAATTCGGCAACTCTTTTAAAGAGAATGGAATCCATGAAAGATAATTAG
- the recF gene encoding DNA replication and repair protein RecF: MKVLSLKTEHYRNLSSDLFVPGEGVNVLYGENAQGKTNLLEALWLFTGGKSFRGVKDSELISYGEQEASLILHFYSEEREQTAEIKILKRKRQAFLNGILLRSPGLLVGKIGAVIFSPEHISLVREGPNLRRNFLDAAICQIRPGYVRILNRYSRTLDQRNALLKDSFRHPELLDTISIWDERLSTDGEIIIKERESYVESMKNSLSEIYEGLSSGKESLKVQYKRSAENLLEALLKNRKQDLQVGYTTCGPHRDDLEIFLDGKNVRMFASQGQKRSVVLSLKLAEAALLKQYSGEKPIILLDDVLSELDHTRQEYLLNHLSDCQVIITCCDPGQAKNLKNGFLFRVENGTLERNKAECTSI, translated from the coding sequence GTGAAAGTTCTTTCCCTAAAAACAGAACATTATCGAAATCTATCATCAGATTTATTTGTTCCTGGTGAGGGTGTCAATGTTCTTTATGGGGAAAATGCGCAGGGAAAAACAAATCTTCTGGAAGCTTTGTGGCTTTTTACCGGGGGAAAGAGTTTTCGCGGCGTAAAAGATTCTGAATTGATCTCTTATGGAGAACAGGAAGCTTCTTTGATTCTTCATTTTTACAGTGAAGAACGGGAACAGACTGCTGAAATCAAAATTTTAAAAAGAAAGAGACAAGCTTTTCTCAATGGAATTCTTCTGCGTTCCCCCGGACTTCTTGTTGGAAAAATTGGAGCAGTGATTTTTTCTCCCGAACATATTTCACTTGTAAGAGAAGGTCCAAATTTGCGCCGTAACTTTTTGGATGCGGCAATTTGTCAGATTAGACCCGGATATGTGCGGATTCTCAATCGTTACTCCAGAACGCTCGATCAGAGAAATGCATTGTTAAAAGATTCTTTTCGTCATCCGGAACTTTTGGATACCATTTCAATTTGGGATGAACGTCTTTCGACAGATGGAGAGATTATAATAAAAGAGAGAGAATCCTATGTAGAATCTATGAAAAATTCTCTTTCTGAGATTTATGAGGGACTCAGCAGCGGAAAAGAATCCCTTAAAGTTCAATATAAGCGGAGTGCTGAAAATCTTTTGGAGGCACTTTTAAAAAATAGAAAACAAGATCTTCAGGTTGGCTATACCACCTGCGGACCCCATCGGGATGATCTGGAAATTTTTTTGGATGGTAAAAATGTAAGAATGTTTGCTTCTCAGGGACAAAAGAGAAGTGTTGTCCTTTCTTTGAAACTGGCGGAAGCTGCACTTTTAAAGCAATATTCCGGAGAAAAACCGATTATTCTTTTAGATGATGTTCTGAGTGAACTGGATCACACCAGACAGGAATATCTTTTAAATCATCTTTCAGACTGTCAGGTCATTATTACTTGCTGTGACCCTGGACAGGCAAAAAATTTGAAAAATGGATTTCTTTTTCGGGTAGAAAATGGAACTTTGGAAAGGAATAAAGCAGAATGTACCTCCATTTAG
- a CDS encoding S4 RNA-binding domain-containing protein, which produces MAEKKLVPIDTPFIRLDSLLKFVGAVDTGGRAKYLIQNGEVSVNHEICTMRGKKLHSGDTVEFQKNLYEVCEK; this is translated from the coding sequence ATGGCTGAAAAAAAATTAGTCCCGATTGATACGCCTTTTATCAGATTGGATTCCCTTTTGAAATTTGTGGGAGCAGTTGATACCGGCGGCCGCGCGAAATATCTGATTCAGAATGGAGAAGTTTCTGTTAATCATGAGATTTGTACGATGCGCGGAAAAAAGCTTCACTCAGGGGATACTGTAGAATTTCAGAAAAATCTTTATGAGGTATGTGAAAAGTGA
- a CDS encoding conserved protein of unknown function (Evidence 4 : Unknown function but conserved in other organisms): MLRQTCSRENYVKAFVRWENNISIWHRRELTSFLMLGIAVILTAGIPIYRLWSVTFFIPGLLILLALMGSFYFWKLKPKEIEQWGQSTFQENALLGLSTQYFFYFEGIFFENDYEEVREYWSDFEKCVEDDQYFILSGGMERGLLILCKKEMTKQEFIKTRQCLEQAFGPRYFKNKIDKK; the protein is encoded by the coding sequence GTGCTCCGACAGACTTGCTCCCGTGAAAATTATGTAAAAGCTTTTGTGCGATGGGAAAATAATATTTCTATTTGGCATCGCCGAGAATTGACTTCTTTTTTAATGCTTGGGATTGCAGTAATTTTGACCGCCGGAATTCCAATTTATCGTCTTTGGTCGGTCACCTTTTTTATTCCAGGCCTCCTTATTCTGCTTGCTTTAATGGGAAGTTTCTACTTTTGGAAGCTGAAACCGAAAGAAATTGAACAATGGGGACAATCGACTTTTCAGGAAAATGCGTTATTGGGACTTTCTACGCAGTATTTCTTCTATTTTGAGGGGATTTTCTTTGAGAATGATTATGAAGAAGTCCGTGAATATTGGTCGGATTTTGAAAAATGTGTGGAGGATGATCAATATTTTATTCTTTCCGGTGGAATGGAACGAGGTCTTTTGATTCTTTGTAAAAAAGAAATGACAAAACAAGAATTCATAAAAACCAGACAATGCTTGGAACAGGCATTTGGGCCGCGTTATTTTAAAAATAAAATTGATAAAAAATAA
- a CDS encoding protein of unknown function (Evidence 5 : Unknown function) translates to MEEKKVPQEDSTEKSKKVETAEDVLKRIEENYDLDEDLDENSNDDDEDEESQEELQESSEQQENQEEEVEETDPPIFDLSYEVNQKEMSTSLIRSNFSGGNLIMSIVACTIGGIGFIYYFIKAISSGVNNYYLLSLMCLGIIFIATIFQVYMINSHVKKMNDKFPFRMRVYSDRIEMGPKENAFVMEMNGQYQNEIYKEILIIYVKRSIVILPKRCCDEETFEKIYEIVKAGTKPRKK, encoded by the coding sequence ATGGAAGAAAAGAAAGTTCCACAGGAAGATTCCACAGAAAAATCTAAAAAAGTGGAAACAGCAGAAGATGTTTTAAAAAGAATCGAAGAAAATTATGATCTAGATGAAGATCTGGATGAAAATTCGAATGATGATGATGAAGACGAAGAAAGTCAGGAAGAACTGCAGGAATCTTCAGAACAGCAGGAAAATCAAGAGGAAGAAGTAGAAGAAACAGATCCTCCAATTTTTGATCTCTCTTATGAGGTCAATCAGAAAGAAATGAGTACCTCCTTAATTCGCAGCAATTTTTCGGGAGGAAATCTTATAATGTCAATTGTCGCCTGTACAATTGGCGGGATTGGATTTATTTATTATTTTATTAAAGCTATCAGCAGTGGAGTTAACAATTATTATCTTCTTTCATTAATGTGTCTTGGAATTATCTTTATCGCAACTATTTTTCAGGTTTATATGATTAATTCCCATGTAAAAAAGATGAATGATAAATTTCCATTTCGCATGAGGGTTTATTCTGATCGGATCGAAATGGGTCCAAAAGAAAATGCTTTTGTTATGGAAATGAATGGGCAGTATCAAAATGAGATTTATAAAGAAATCCTGATTATTTATGTGAAACGCAGCATTGTAATTCTTCCAAAACGCTGCTGTGATGAAGAGACTTTTGAAAAAATTTATGAGATCGTAAAAGCGGGCACAAAACCCCGCAAAAAATAA